The Liolophura sinensis isolate JHLJ2023 chromosome 6, CUHK_Ljap_v2, whole genome shotgun sequence genomic sequence GAACAGTTCACACATAAAATAGACACTTTTCAAACGGTGCAAGATTGCCCAACAAAAGAAAAGGTTAATTTTTGAGCCATGAATATTATATATCTatcatatgcatttaatcttaATTAATATCTAAAATATTGAAGTTTTTAGATGAAACTAACATTCCAAGATTTTCTAGTAACAGAGCAGTCACTAACTGTCTATAAACAGCTAGCAGTGATGTATTTTACAAATGGCAATTAAGAAATGTGCAGATAAATACAGGAATATGATGTCATCAGGTTTTAAGACCATCTATCACGGACAGGTGTTGTGTTTATCAAGACAATGACATTTACAAGTATTTGTAATTATGTGCTTACTATCAAAATTTATGGCTTGCCTCACAGAACCATCAATATTGGTCCAGTTTAAAACTAATCAATCAGATGAATATTAATAATGcgatttttcacaaaaatggtGCCTTCTCTCAGGAAAAGGCCTGTCCTAGACATTCAGAAATGGACAGTAATACAATATTTACCTCAATTTCTTATATAAAAGAATAGTACTGGATTTATTAGGGTTCAGATAAGTGATGTGTAAGACTGGAACAGGCAAAGAAAAGGCTGTGTTACCAATTCAAATAATACAAACCCTGATACATCCACCaggttaatttaaaaaaagagaagCTTTTCagaaacaacttttttttatttcatgtaagaGGTAGCTATCTGAGTATATGCATTACCGGTTATACATCTGCAATGTGACAATTGCTTGAAACACCAGAGTCCACATTATGATTGGCATCACTGCTGGAGAAGCTGATCTATGGCAGGTCAAAAACACAGCAAACCACTTCACAGATTTTCCCATTAGCAACTAAAAGAAGCATTTAGCTCTGTAACTGACAGTATCCAAGTGCATGCATCATGTCCAGCTTCAAAGACAACATATTCACAGTTtttatgtacactgtaccaATTTTatgatgtttcttttttgtttattattatttaaacacAGTTATTTAATTCAAAATACTGGTAACTAGGCATTCTAGCCACCTCGATTAAAACTACATCGTGCCAGAAGCAAAGAAAAGTAGGCCATTAGAAAATTCTCAATATTCAGCATAAAAAAGGATGCAATTAGAAACATTTCAGGATTTTTGTTAGGTGCAACCCTAAATATTCACTAGCACTATTTTGGTAACAATCTGAttgtgaaaaaagtttaacAAGGGCCGGCATGAAGCTGCAATGAGTGACATTTCAGTCTGTTGATAACATGGTTATGATGCAGGCAGAAAAAGATAAGTCTTCAAAATTACCATTACAAAACAGAGGAGAGCAGGGAGCCACACCTACGGCGATGATGATCCAAAGTTTCTtttctgtgtacatacatgtactttaatgtaaatattaaaacacagaaaCTAACATTGAAAGCTCTCCATCAATCATTTTTTCTCTGCGCTTTAGTTTATTCCCTGCATGAGGAATAAATGTACTATGAAAgctcacagaaaaaaatgcaactTACATGATTTGTCGTTAAATATATGTAGCTCAAAGGTAATTCAATCGtatcaaatataaaatttaaagtcACCAGCTatgatacataaatatgtaaaacccAAAACCATACAAATGCAgagttatacatatacattagcTAGTATCAAAACCATATCAAAAAACCTTAAATTACTAAGTGACAAAATGAAATGGGATCAGGTGACATTAGTATAACTGCATCAAATATTTCAAGAAGTGCAATGATGTCTATGTAGTTGTACAAAAATTACACATTCAAATAAGTTTGATTTTTTGCTCTTTAACATGAAATAATTCACATGCAAACCATGTCTACTGGCTAGTACCCAAGagaatgaaaaaagaaacaaaacaattcagATCACTTCTCCTAAAGACGTTACCTAATATCTTGCACTGGAATCTTCAGAGTGAACGAATGTTACCAGTTGTCCAGGAAGTCGAACCCAGATTTGACTACGCTGTTATTTTCATTGTCTCCTTCCTGCAAATTATAACATCAAAATGCAGATGTAAGGATCAAGGAAATGACGTTTACTTGTATCCCTGTTTTACAAGAAGTGGCTCATCTTACATTCACCGTTCATCCACGTCtaacataaatgtttgtgttttctagagttacttcccttgccCTAAAATTTTCCAGTCAAAAAATGGCAAGATAACCTTACACACATTTCATAAATTCTTAAGCTAAagacacagctacatgtatgtaggtaaaGACACTGGCGAAATACATCATCAGTATGCtccataaaacccaccatacaatgaaaacattaaactgCTTTTAACtgagtgaaaaacaaaagaaaaaaccctaaaaaataaaacagctctCAATAGTCTGTCTTCTGAtgcattgtttattttcacccctttcttttcctttaagaatGTGCATGTACCAACTGGGGTCACAACTCACCTCTGTTGAGAGAAGGCTTTGTGACGGTGCCTGTTCAATAGCCTGGTTCGTTGTCCCCTGAATCTCTCTTACGGCTTGATCACTTACATCCTGACTACAGATTAAGGGACGGCGTGAAGGAGAGGATATTTCACTGTTAAGCGTGTCACTACTGCTTTCTCCAACAAAATTTGACCATTCCCCACTGACTGGTAAACCCCTGTCTATTCTTGCCTCAGTGTTCGTCCCTGGAAGGTTTTCACAGCTTTCTCCCTCAAGCAGGTTGACAAAGGCAGCGTTATCCTGTCCAACACTGTCACGTTTGCTATCCCCAAGTAGAGTCATACCAGTGTCATCCAGGCCATCTTTGACCTTCTTGTTAATACCAGGCGATAGAGGAAGACGGGTGATGATTGGGGATTTGAGAGGTGATCGTGCACTGAGGCTCGAACTACTGGTTTTCTGTGAAATCTGTAATACAGCTGGCTTTGAGGTGGAGTTCTGACCTCTGTCAACATCTCTACCGTTGTTCAATGCAGGCACAGTACAGTCTTCTCTGGACTCGAGCTCGAAACTCTGGCGTACATCGTCAAAACTGGACTGCATGCTGTCCTGACTACTTGGGTAACCCGAATCGCCTTTTCTCTCCACCACATGAAATGGAGAATCCCAAATCCTCTTTGATACACCGGGTTTTCCAGGCCCATCTCGCATTTTGTGACCACCATTCTTTGGCGTTCCAGTTGAAGGTATTTTGGATGTGGATTTAACTTTTGTCAGCTCATTTGGTTCCAAATCTTTCAAAGATAAGTCTTGCTGACtctgaataaaaacaaaacaacaactgtacatttgtgtttaCATGAGCCAAAACTCATATTCTATAACCCTTGAATCCTTCACATATAGAGAACATCAAAGACGATAAATCTCATGTTTTACTCCCTTTGGTGCGCCGGAAAAAGACTCGTCTGATGACGTAAATTGAACAGACAAGTCCATTATTAAACAGGATGTTGTTTTCGCTGATAAAAATGAACAGATAGAAATGCCACGTGTAACTGAACACTGTTAATTCCATTCAATCCTCGGCAAAAGGCACCGTGATGGCAGACGATTTGTAACACTGTATTTCATTCCCTGTGAAAACATCACAGAAAGATCAGAAAATGTATACGTACCAACCAGTGTGCTGCAGACAAATTGTGAACAGCACTTGACAGAAGCATTCATTTCACATGACAAATGTGCCTTTACCATGGTGTCAacgaatgtttcaaaacattgtaCCAATTATTTTCAACAGCCACATTTGCTGTCAGTTTGATACTCATTCGAACTGAAATCAGTGACTGTATAGATTGGTACCCCTTTTGTCTAGAAACAAAGGTTTTGCCCAGTGTGTATGATGTTGCATGCCGCACGCTATTTAGAATAGCTTTGCTGAGATATTCCAACACTACTTTGTATAGGTGGGAAAGTCCTTACCTGACTGGAGTTTGGCTTATTTAAATACGTATTACCAGAATTAAACGTTTTGCTGAGGATTTATGGAATTGAAATGATGTTCCCTGCTATGGGTGTCTAGCGGCACTTTTATAGTCAATAAGGTGGACAAGGTTAAAAACATTTTAGGTCTCAGTCCACACCTTTCAACTAAAATAATAACCTCGTCCATCTTATTGACTATAAAACTGTCACTAGACACCCATagcaggaacattatttctttaattaaacaatttcttgtcatttcaTGAAATGACCAGTGCTTTGCATACCTGACCAGGAAAATGTTCTACAAGAAAGTACATTGTTTACATCACAGAGTCTTACCATAATGGAAATAATTTAgcttgttcattttttttcaggtgCTAGCATTCTGTATATTAACAAACATACTATTACCACATGCATTTTCTGCATGTaaattacacacacaaaattgTTCAGAAAAAGCAGTGTATTAGTCAAGTGAGATATATGTTGGAGAAATAACAAAATTTGGATGTTACAATTGCTATTTATCAATTGGATAAATGGACTGTTGTAACTTGGTTAGAgccaaattcaaaatttttttccttaTAAAATATAGCGTTcagtttttatgggtggaggaaactagagtgcccaggataaaccactgaccttaaAACAAATTACTGACGATCTTTCCCACATGATGTAAAGATGTGCACCCCACATTGGTGGAAAACGAGTTGTCTTTAATGACAGCATAAACAATAACATACACATCGATGTCCTCTTATCATCACCAAGGCTCCAAGAATGGTGGGAGCAGAAAAGTCTAGTACAAATTCATGTTCCAAGGTCGGATTGAGCGTGCTTTATGACTGGCTACTAATAAACGGGATTTCACATTATGTAGAGTatatatgacaatatttattaaaacttatatttatatttattttatataccagTGAA encodes the following:
- the LOC135466786 gene encoding uncharacterized protein C1orf198-like; this translates as MEDKALVYFSGINPLAKKILEDCKKVEVECEPEWENWDLARREQMLDDFLIHSFVKDRYRNQDSSEKDISFPKLVLPCGEKIIVDFDNDCWTWQDEHSGPFSWKTKSQQDLSLKDLEPNELTKVKSTSKIPSTGTPKNGGHKMRDGPGKPGVSKRIWDSPFHVVERKGDSGYPSSQDSMQSSFDDVRQSFELESREDCTVPALNNGRDVDRGQNSTSKPAVLQISQKTSSSSLSARSPLKSPIITRLPLSPGINKKVKDGLDDTGMTLLGDSKRDSVGQDNAAFVNLLEGESCENLPGTNTEARIDRGLPVSGEWSNFVGESSSDTLNSEISSPSRRPLICSQDVSDQAVREIQGTTNQAIEQAPSQSLLSTEEGDNENNSVVKSGFDFLDNW